One genomic window of Polyangium aurulentum includes the following:
- a CDS encoding TonB-dependent receptor, with the protein MAASATRVGAHEAVVPPAPKNQPAPEWPEGRAESHDVVVPLVVTVNADGTVAGVEIETSVSPAFDAAALRAAARWTFEPATHNGVPIKAKVRAVARFSSEPTPAPPKASAPPEAPKPKPAPEPIRRPSPLTVNVTGEGPPRSASEVVRKRDVIAAAPHRTASDLLKLVPGVFITQHGGQGKAHQIFLRGFDAVHGQDLEIWVAGAPVNEVSNVHGQGYADLHFVMPEVVRQLRAKPGSYDPRQGDFAVAGSIGFDLGLAEPGITGSLTLGSFGERRVFVAYHPENAPDATFAAFEAQSTDGFGPSRASRRTSAVGQATYSFGGFATARIMASTYAARYDSAGVLRLADIERGAVDRFSTYDPRQGGDSSRSQVVIEIGDEDEAARARWSIAPYFIARALRLRANYTGFLEDPVSGDSQQQKNEALTVGLTGHYRRNLRIFSNEDAVEAGVFARNDWIEQSQRRLSVVDDRTTETLVDAKVRATDAGGYIDVSLRPVRRVVVRGGVRVDGLAYATEERTGEGAGAARAALGAHIGGKATVDVAISPGLHAVASYGDGFRSPQARSLGDGERTPFTTVRSFEGGVRYASDARVGASLAAFHTRLSDDLVFDETTARNERAPSTQRTGFALDFTLRPRSWLLHSGSVTYTRASFTASDESQEEGSLVPYAPQLVARTDLALTPRLARIFHRDLRGRLGAGLTFLAVRPLPFAEFGHEIFLADLTAGLRLKEVELEVDVYNLLDAKWYDGEFTYASNFTKGAAPALVPLRHVTVGAPFTVTATLSIHL; encoded by the coding sequence GTGGCCGCGAGCGCCACGCGCGTGGGGGCGCACGAGGCGGTCGTACCGCCGGCGCCGAAAAACCAGCCGGCGCCGGAATGGCCCGAGGGGAGGGCCGAATCGCACGACGTCGTGGTTCCGCTCGTCGTCACGGTGAACGCCGACGGGACCGTCGCCGGCGTCGAGATCGAGACGAGCGTCTCGCCCGCGTTCGACGCGGCAGCCCTGCGCGCGGCGGCACGCTGGACCTTCGAGCCCGCGACGCACAATGGCGTCCCGATCAAGGCGAAAGTCCGCGCGGTGGCGCGCTTTTCATCCGAGCCCACGCCCGCGCCTCCGAAGGCGAGCGCGCCGCCCGAGGCACCCAAACCGAAGCCCGCGCCCGAGCCCATTCGAAGACCCTCGCCGCTCACCGTGAACGTCACGGGCGAGGGCCCGCCGCGCAGCGCCTCCGAGGTCGTTCGAAAGCGCGACGTCATCGCGGCCGCGCCCCACCGCACCGCGAGCGATCTGCTGAAGCTCGTGCCCGGCGTCTTCATCACGCAGCATGGCGGGCAGGGCAAGGCGCACCAGATCTTCCTGCGCGGGTTCGACGCGGTGCACGGGCAGGACCTCGAGATCTGGGTCGCGGGCGCGCCGGTGAACGAGGTCTCGAACGTCCACGGCCAGGGCTATGCCGACCTGCATTTCGTGATGCCCGAGGTGGTGAGGCAGCTCCGCGCCAAACCCGGCTCGTACGACCCGCGCCAGGGCGATTTCGCGGTCGCCGGGAGCATCGGCTTCGATCTCGGCCTCGCCGAGCCGGGGATCACGGGCTCGCTCACGCTGGGCTCGTTCGGCGAGCGGCGCGTCTTCGTCGCCTATCACCCGGAAAACGCGCCCGACGCCACCTTCGCGGCCTTCGAGGCCCAGAGCACCGACGGTTTCGGCCCCTCGCGCGCGTCGCGGCGGACCTCGGCGGTCGGGCAGGCGACCTATTCGTTCGGGGGCTTCGCGACCGCGCGGATCATGGCCTCGACGTACGCCGCCCGCTACGACTCCGCGGGCGTGCTCCGGCTCGCGGACATCGAGCGCGGGGCCGTGGATCGTTTCAGCACGTACGATCCACGCCAGGGCGGGGATTCGTCGCGGTCGCAGGTGGTGATCGAGATCGGCGACGAGGACGAGGCGGCGCGCGCGCGCTGGTCGATCGCGCCCTACTTCATCGCCCGCGCGCTCAGGCTCCGCGCCAATTACACGGGCTTTCTCGAGGATCCGGTCTCGGGCGACTCGCAGCAGCAGAAGAACGAGGCGCTCACGGTGGGCCTCACCGGCCACTACCGGCGCAATCTTCGGATCTTCTCGAACGAAGACGCCGTCGAGGCGGGGGTCTTCGCGCGCAACGACTGGATCGAGCAATCGCAGCGGCGCCTGTCGGTGGTGGACGATCGAACGACGGAGACGCTCGTCGACGCGAAGGTCCGCGCCACCGACGCCGGCGGATACATCGACGTCTCGCTGCGCCCCGTTCGTCGCGTGGTCGTGCGCGGCGGCGTGCGCGTCGACGGGCTCGCGTATGCGACGGAGGAGCGCACGGGCGAGGGCGCGGGGGCGGCGCGCGCGGCGCTCGGGGCGCATATCGGCGGCAAGGCGACGGTGGACGTGGCGATCTCGCCTGGCCTGCACGCGGTCGCGAGCTATGGCGACGGCTTTCGATCGCCGCAGGCCCGGAGCCTCGGCGACGGCGAGCGCACGCCCTTCACGACGGTGCGCTCGTTCGAGGGCGGCGTGCGGTATGCGAGCGACGCGCGCGTCGGGGCGAGCCTGGCGGCATTTCACACGCGCCTGTCCGACGACCTCGTCTTCGACGAGACCACCGCGCGCAACGAGCGGGCGCCGTCCACGCAGCGCACGGGCTTCGCGCTCGATTTCACGCTGCGACCGAGATCGTGGCTCTTGCACAGCGGGAGCGTCACGTACACGCGCGCCTCCTTCACCGCCTCCGACGAATCCCAGGAGGAGGGCTCCTTGGTCCCCTACGCGCCGCAGCTCGTCGCGCGCACCGACCTCGCGCTGACGCCCCGCCTCGCGCGGATCTTCCATCGTGATCTGCGCGGCCGCCTCGGCGCGGGGCTCACCTTCCTCGCCGTCCGCCCGCTGCCATTTGCCGAATTCGGGCACGAGATCTTCCTCGCGGACCTCACGGCCGGGTTGCGGCTGAAGGAGGTCGAGCTCGAGGTCGACGTCTACAACCTGCTCGACGCGAAATGGTACGACGGCGAGTTCACCTACGCCTCGAATTTCACGAAAGGCGCGGCGCCCGCGCTCGTGCCGCTCCGCCACGTCACCGTGGGCGCGCCGTTCACGGTCACCGCGACGCTCTCCATTCATCTCTAG
- a CDS encoding MDR family MFS transporter, translated as MTVAATNPATPAGERIDYASTLSPRTKALVLAGVMMGLFLAALDQTIVATALPRIVGELHGMELFAWTSTSYLLASTTMVPIYGKLSDSFGRKTVILAGIGIFLLGSVLCGFAGSMLALVIFRGVQGIGAAAITSTAFAVPADLFAPAERARYQGIFGTVFAASSIIGPILGGVLTDEVGWRWVFFINLPLGAIAVAFIVAKMPRLHSGLTSRVDWLGALTLIVATVPLLLTLRGDRPLGAWLSPEVLGMLGVSLVGLVSFILVERQNPNAIIPFALFQNRVFTLVILTSVCTGAAFFAALLFLSIFAVNSLGATAREAGMALMPLTAAVVLTSLFTARIVSRTGRYKIVIVTGLVLLCVGLFLLRTLTVESTLWGIGVRTFIFGCGLGPVMPMLTLSIQNAVPPHQVGTATAGRQFFQQLGQAMGSAVFGIILTSTLAHALVDTLGPVRAEAPAAMHAQFDRWFDPERLRSGGVVQESPGEGQRSAGDRIADEVRAAYEARRREPSADADALAREEAQALAVVRAGEQAVRVSFARAVTRVYDWCLPLALCALLLALLTREIPLRKGNAPAPAPAGD; from the coding sequence ATGACCGTTGCTGCGACCAACCCCGCGACGCCTGCGGGCGAGCGCATCGACTACGCGAGCACGCTCTCGCCGCGCACGAAGGCGCTCGTGCTCGCGGGCGTGATGATGGGCCTGTTTCTGGCCGCGCTCGACCAGACCATCGTCGCCACGGCCCTGCCGCGCATCGTCGGCGAGCTGCACGGGATGGAGCTGTTCGCGTGGACCTCGACGTCCTACCTGCTCGCCAGCACCACCATGGTGCCCATCTACGGCAAGCTCTCGGACAGCTTCGGCCGCAAGACGGTCATTCTCGCGGGCATCGGCATCTTCCTCCTGGGCTCGGTGCTCTGCGGGTTCGCGGGATCGATGCTCGCGCTCGTCATTTTCCGGGGCGTTCAAGGGATCGGCGCCGCGGCGATCACCTCCACCGCCTTCGCGGTCCCCGCGGACCTCTTCGCCCCCGCGGAGCGCGCGCGCTACCAGGGCATCTTCGGCACGGTGTTCGCCGCCTCGAGCATCATCGGCCCCATTCTCGGCGGCGTGCTCACCGACGAGGTGGGCTGGCGCTGGGTCTTCTTCATCAACCTGCCGCTCGGCGCCATTGCGGTGGCCTTCATCGTCGCCAAGATGCCGCGGCTGCACAGCGGCCTCACGAGCCGGGTCGACTGGCTCGGGGCGCTCACGCTGATCGTCGCGACGGTTCCCCTCTTGCTCACGCTGCGGGGGGATCGGCCGCTCGGGGCGTGGCTGTCGCCCGAGGTGCTCGGCATGCTCGGCGTGTCGCTCGTGGGGCTCGTGTCGTTCATCCTCGTCGAGCGGCAGAACCCGAACGCCATCATCCCGTTCGCGCTCTTCCAGAATCGCGTCTTCACGCTCGTGATCCTGACCTCGGTGTGCACGGGCGCGGCGTTCTTCGCGGCCCTGCTCTTCCTGTCGATATTCGCGGTAAACTCGCTCGGCGCCACGGCGCGCGAGGCGGGGATGGCGCTCATGCCCCTCACGGCCGCCGTGGTGCTCACCTCGCTCTTCACGGCGCGCATCGTCAGCCGGACCGGCCGCTACAAGATCGTCATCGTGACGGGCCTCGTGCTGCTCTGCGTGGGGCTCTTTCTGCTGCGCACGCTGACGGTGGAGAGCACGCTCTGGGGCATCGGCGTGCGCACGTTCATCTTCGGCTGCGGCCTGGGCCCGGTGATGCCGATGCTCACCCTGTCCATCCAGAACGCGGTTCCGCCGCATCAGGTGGGCACGGCGACCGCGGGGCGGCAGTTCTTCCAGCAGCTCGGGCAAGCGATGGGGAGCGCGGTGTTCGGCATCATTCTCACGAGCACGCTGGCGCACGCGCTCGTCGATACGCTCGGGCCCGTGCGCGCCGAGGCGCCCGCGGCCATGCACGCGCAATTCGATCGCTGGTTCGATCCGGAGCGGCTCCGCAGCGGCGGGGTCGTGCAGGAGAGCCCCGGCGAGGGCCAACGCTCGGCGGGCGATCGCATCGCGGACGAGGTTCGCGCGGCGTACGAAGCGCGCCGACGCGAGCCCTCGGCGGACGCGGACGCGCTCGCGCGGGAGGAGGCCCAGGCGCTCGCGGTCGTTCGCGCGGGGGAGCAGGCCGTGCGCGTCTCGTTTGCCAGGGCGGTGACGCGCGTGTACGACTGGTGTCTGCCGCTCGCGCTGTGCGCGCTGCTCCTCGCCCTGCTCACGCGCGAGATCCCGCTGCGCAAAGGAAACGCGCCCGCCCCCGCGCCAGCGGGCGATTAG
- a CDS encoding TetR/AcrR family transcriptional regulator, whose amino-acid sequence MKAKRGSSKKRALVRGEPVVRGVLEATLEELADVGYGALRIEEVAARAGVNKTTIYRRWPTKQELVQAALQSITVDRIITPDTGSLRGDLLEIGRHMVALASTPEGQSMRRMLIAEERNSELLAIGQSILASMQAAPRPVIEAAQARGELSQGVDPLMIFSVLASAVHHRLLLERKQVDDAYLTQLVDLLLLGALAPDKPKKDAPKRSPKPDRDAP is encoded by the coding sequence ATGAAAGCGAAGCGGGGGTCGTCGAAGAAGCGTGCGCTCGTCCGCGGCGAGCCGGTGGTGCGAGGCGTCCTCGAGGCGACGCTCGAGGAGCTCGCCGACGTCGGCTACGGCGCGCTGCGGATCGAGGAAGTGGCCGCGCGCGCCGGGGTCAACAAGACGACCATTTACCGGCGCTGGCCGACGAAGCAGGAGCTCGTGCAGGCGGCCCTGCAGTCGATCACGGTCGACCGGATCATCACGCCGGACACGGGCTCGCTCCGCGGCGACCTGCTCGAGATCGGGCGTCACATGGTCGCGCTGGCGAGCACGCCCGAGGGCCAGAGCATGCGGCGCATGCTCATCGCCGAGGAGCGCAACTCCGAGCTGCTGGCCATCGGCCAGTCGATCCTCGCGTCGATGCAGGCCGCGCCGCGCCCCGTCATCGAGGCTGCGCAGGCGCGCGGCGAGCTTTCGCAAGGGGTCGACCCCTTGATGATCTTCAGCGTCCTCGCTTCCGCGGTCCACCATCGGCTGCTGCTCGAGCGCAAGCAGGTCGACGACGCGTATCTCACGCAACTCGTCGACCTGCTCCTGCTCGGCGCGCTCGCTCCGGACAAACCGAAGAAGGACGCCCCGAAGCGCAGCCCGAAGCCCGACCGGGACGCGCCTTAG